Proteins encoded by one window of Swingsia samuiensis:
- a CDS encoding glutathione S-transferase family protein, producing the protein MSTTLYYAPGACSLAPHIVLEWIGAPYEAVKVKFGSPELLAVNPTGAVPALKEDDGWLLTQAGAILDYLSNKHPEANLSGGKSVKERGKAQQWSSFFGADVHPAFWPVYFPQRYTTDPSEEAKKKVLEAAHSMIRKRFDVLDKHLAGREWIVGEGKGVRSVVDAYAFPMIRWADKILEGGISSWPNVKALHDRLEADPAVQRVLAREAGK; encoded by the coding sequence ATGTCAACAACGCTTTATTATGCACCCGGTGCTTGCTCTCTTGCTCCTCATATTGTTTTAGAATGGATTGGCGCTCCATATGAAGCAGTCAAAGTGAAGTTTGGCTCTCCAGAGTTGCTGGCTGTTAACCCAACAGGTGCTGTTCCTGCATTAAAAGAGGATGACGGTTGGTTATTAACACAAGCCGGTGCTATTTTAGATTACCTATCGAATAAACATCCAGAAGCTAATCTTTCTGGTGGAAAATCGGTAAAAGAACGTGGGAAAGCACAGCAATGGTCTTCGTTCTTTGGAGCTGATGTTCACCCTGCATTCTGGCCGGTTTATTTCCCTCAACGCTATACGACAGATCCAAGTGAAGAGGCCAAGAAAAAGGTTTTAGAAGCTGCTCATAGCATGATCCGCAAACGTTTTGATGTGTTGGATAAACATCTTGCTGGACGTGAATGGATTGTGGGCGAAGGAAAAGGCGTAAGGTCTGTGGTGGATGCATATGCTTTCCCCATGATTCGCTGGGCAGATAAAATTCTAGAGGGTGGTATTTCCTCGTGGCCTAATGTTAAAGCTCTTCATGATCGGCTTGAGGCTGATCCTGCTGTGCAGCGTGTCTTGGCGCGGGAAGCAGGTAAATAA